TCAACCCACGAGAGATAGGATGCCTCATCGAGGCCAGGATCAAAACTATCATAAGCGGGAGTACGTTTCATGGAAAAATCATCTCCCCCCAACACATCCATCGAATTAAGCTCAAATTTTCTATCCTGGTTGTCAGATGATTCATGGCGCATTTTTGTTACCTTCTCAGCCATCGAAATCAATTCCCTTGTGTTAACTTCATTCGGATTCTCGTTATCAATGTTTGTGGGATCAAACATGTGTAACCCAAATATGACAGAGCGCAGGTCACCGACATCAGCTCCCATTTCATCTTGGTCATAACTCATATCATCCTCGCCTACCACGTTATGGCTAAGCTGCAACTTCCTCTCTGCTCTCCGCATAATGACCTATACATATCGCCAACACAGGACAACTTTcagtttaattattattttattgtatTCTTGAAAAGGCAGTTTCattatttgatttattttattcttgaaaaaacaGTTTACTTAGTTGATTATACCCAGTTGTGTGCAAGATTTACAGCTCACCTCCTCCACCGTTCGAGCTGTTACTAAATTTATAGATAAAACTGGATTTATCTGTCCAATTCTGTGCACACGCTGCAAAGCCTGTTTATCCACCTGAGGATTCCAATCTTGTTCGTAGAATATAACCTACAAGCATATTAACATAAAAGATGAAAGCATTTCAGCCCTTGAAACTTCCCGTGAAACATCATCAAGCTCAAGTGGggatgaaaaaaataaatgatcTTGGGTTAACAATATATTGATACAAGTTGGCTAGAGAACACAACTTTTCTCATTAAGTTACGCTACCAATGTTGCTTCAccaaaattaaatcaaaagaaCATTTGAAATAGGATAGAGTCGGCATTAGCTGCTGCAATGGTGGCAATGATAGTCATGATACTTGCGGTATTATGCGCATTAGTGAATGGAAGTGCTGAGATGGAAACTTATGTACCAACGATACATCTGAGGTAATTTGTGAATATATAagagagcaacaacaacaaaatataaaTAATAACTTCTATGAATGAACCATAACAAGTTATATCACAACTCACAGTATCAGCACCAACAAGATTTAGGCCAACTCCACCTGCTCTAGTTGAGATCAAAAAGACAAATGCACCATTATGATCATTTTGGGAGTTCGAAATGCCCTTTACGGGTTGCTCACTGAACCGTCTTATTGCCCCAAAGCGTTCCTCAGCACGAACAGAACCATCAAGACGTTCATATGTATATTTCCGTAACTCTAGATAATCCTTCATTACAAACAAAATAGAAACATAAGAAGATGGATAGATAATATACAAATGCTCCGTAACGTCATTAGTGACAACCAACCAAACCTGGAGAATATCAAGTGTATGAGTCATCTGGGAAAACAGTAAAACCCTATGTCCATCATTATGTAGCTTTTGAAGAAGGTGGTCCAAGATAAGAAGTTTGCCACTGGCCTGAAAACCATTATAGCATCCAAAGGAGATAAGGTTAGCCAATGTTCATCAAATAAAAACAGAAACAGTATAGAAGTAAGAAACTCTCATCATATATACATGCAGTGATACCTCCACAATACAGAAAACGAAAGAGTTGTTAAGTCCAAACAGTTCTGAAATGATACCATGTCTGTGCAGTATGCATTGATCtccagaaaatcaaaattaaacagaTATATCAAAATAAGATGATGACCTGGACCAGGTGTTCACCCTCTTCATATGGTTCAGGCTCTATACCAGGGAAGAGGTACGGATGACTACATGCTTTCCGCAGCTGTATTACCTGAATAAGTGGTGTAACAGAGTGTAAGTAACAGGTGCATGCGATGCAGAATTTCACTTAATCCAGAAATGCGCCCAGCTAGGCAAAAAATGTAAGAAATAGGTTATTTCCCCTTTGAATTAATGCTTCCAGCCAAGCTAAAAATTCTGCTCATAAATAAGTCATCTATCTGACCATGAACAAATGAACCTCTCTCAACCCAGATATTCTTAAGCGATTCTAAACATACTGAACCTATTAACTTATTCACCTTGGTTTTATTTGAGTTTCCGAAAATAAAACAGATGAACCTCACTGACCCAGCGCTTGTTACGCAATTCTAGACATCCTGACTAGTAAGCAACTTCAGTATAGTTTAGACTGATAACTGAAAAAGTAATCTGAGTTGACCTGTTGTATTCATTATCCTCTTGTCAACTGTAACCTCTAATTATGTCAAAAAGAAGTTAGTCCTACAGCTTCACCAGAGTAATGAAAAACAGAAAAACCTTCATGCTAATACAAGAACAAACTCCTTACTATATTACCAATCTATTGGCCAAATGCAGAGAAATTAGAACTCGAAGATCCAGTTAGAAAATTGGAGCTAGTGTTTGCCCATGGTTATGACTACCAGCAACCAAATGTCACACAACTCACCAGATCATATCAGCATAATGAGATACCAGAAACACACCAAGTAGTACATGGATAACCGATTATTAAGAACAAAAATGTTGAAGGATGATATGACAagctgaaggagttaacaaagtagtagaAGATTATAGCAGTACAATATTTTGCAAGGACGGGCTAGAAGCTCCTGAAGAGAATGCAATGAGCTTCGGAAGCTCCTTCCTCAATATTGACATGTACACCTTTTTTTGCAGGGTTACCAGCGGTGCCATCCTATAAAAGAAATATTTATAATTTTTTAAGAACATAAAAGATGAAAAATTAGAAAGCACGACTAAGTCGTACAAGCACTATATAACAAGCTACTCTATGATTTCGAACAAGGGTGAGGAATCTAACACTGTCATTTCAGTGAGGCGTGGCAAGACAAGAGTTCCACACTCAACAAGCATAGCTTTTGTTCTCCGAAGCATAAACGCTCTTAGTATATATTTCAAAGTTTTGAATCCCTCCTTAACCATAGCTGCGTCAAGACCTGCTAAAGTAAGGCACATTATATTTCATAAGGATGATATTGTTTACCTTAAATTTCAGATATCGCCTATGGTTTTAAAAGCTGCTAAAGCAAGGAAACTCAGATGCCTTACTAATGTGATGGGTAATTACTGAGAAGCAAACTGCATCAGTTTCTTctaaattaaataagataaaaacaaGAGGCGGGTATAACCGAATTATCTAGTCAGTGATTGATAGCTTTGATTTGCATAATTTGGATTAAATCATGCAAAATCTAGTTGTTTCTTGCAATATCTTAATTTCTACGAAAAAGATCCATTACTACAAAAGCATAGTCAAATCTTGGTCCTATGTTTCAGCATAATATGCATCTTCAGCACTCCAAGGAATTATAATATTTTCATTCCTTGTAGTCTTAAACAACTTTAACTTTATCAGAATAACAAATCAGCAAATTCAGGCAGAGATACTCTATCCCGGACTATAGTCAAAACTCATTGGGCCATTTTTCTTTCTTTAGTTTATTGTCTGTTTGTTCTGAAATTTAAGTTTATCACGCAACAAATTGCGAACAATGTAATTCAATGTACTGGAGTCAGGTCCTTCCTATTCTTCTCGTCCACAAATTGTTAAAAGTGTTCCTTTCACCACAACTAAAAAACACCAATAGCAATTACCTAAGAAAGGCGTCGCCAATCAGCCGTactcccaaaaaaaaaatcctgagCTTCAGATCCTTacctagaaaataaaataattgctAAAGTACAAAGCTTACAGGACTCTTGCCAACCCACTACTGAATATGTCCAATAACACAGATTTTAGTATTGCTACTACTGTTTGGGAATGAGTCGAATGACGGAAACATTGCAAAGCAAGTGCTTGAAACTTTAGGGATGAAAATGGAAAATAATATAGAAGCATTAAAAGTTCATCTATTACCCTTAAATTTACTACCACCACTGGCtcacctagacgtccataagtgtcTCAAATATATGAAACAATTAAACAACCATATACACATCAAATCTGCCATTTAGAATGACATGAAATAGGTAATATTTACACTGGGTTCAGAGACGAAGAGCAGATAAGTACTCCGTTATCATTTCAATATAGAAAACAATCTACTCAATTCAAGAACAAAGAAAAGGTATCTACTAAAACTTCAGAAAGATAAGAAGAGGAAAATACCTGTTGAGAGATCTCCAGCCTCCTTAAATGTGGATAGAAATTGCTCCAGTGTACCAAAGACCATAGGCAGACAAAAATGCATAAGAGACCACAGTTCAGAAAGATTATTCTGAATGGGGGTTCCCGTAATCAATAACCTTCGTGGAATGACAAAAAGTTGTTCCAATACACTGTATAAAACCTGCAAATATTGACCAATTAGGCAGCTGCATGTGTGTTGAAAGCAAAGGTAACTTTACCATCAGTACTCGTTCATTTGCAAGCTATAAAATAGCAAACACTCTCTACAGCTCCTGACGAAAGTAGTTTTGTAGGTATGGGACTACAGAAACTAATGAAGAGTTAATTGAAAATTCGTACATACACTGGAAGGATTTTTAAGTCGCTGCGCTTCATCAATTACAGCATAGTGCCATGGAATTTGAGAAAGAAAATCCTTATCCATCAACACAATGTCATACGTAGTCAAAAGGACATCGAAAGGAAAGTCTGTGCTAGCCTATAAACATAACAAACAAACATTAGCTCAACAATGATTTTGAGTAAAAGATAACTTGTACATATCAACTCGAATTTATGCTCCTTTCgagaaacaaaactcaaaacagcaTCAAGTTCATAAGATACCAGATCGTCAAAAGTCCCAGTTTCACATTCTTGGCCCGTAAAAGATGTATCGATATTTACTAAAAACTTACAGCCATACAAGGAAATATACTACGTTACCTGCTCAAAAGCTTTTCTGCGAAGATCGCGTCTGACTTCTTTGTCGCCAACATATCGTAGAACCCTCAATTTAGGACAAAACTTTGCTACCTCTGATACCCAACCATCTGTCACACTGAGAGGGCATATTACCACTGAAAAGatcaaaagaaacaagaaattcataaacaaacaacaacaaaatcttccaaaatcataTTAAAAAGCAACGATTAAATCTCATAACAAAGCGTACAAAAGATTTACTCACGGAATGGCCCAGGTGATTTCATATGGAACTTCAAATAACTTAAGAAAGTAATGGCTTGCAAAGTCTTCCCAAGACCCATCTACACAACACAAAACCTAAATCATTATAAAGTAGAATTTTCTTACCAACGAATCCGAGGCAATTAggcgtaaaaaaaaaagaaaaatccccACTCCCCAGTGGTAGGATTCGAATCCCAAACTTCTTGGTACATACAACTACCAAGCTTGCCCTAATGGCCCAACTTATTGTAATTACACAGTGAGTAACAACAACAATACTGCTTTCAACAACTAATACTGAAATTGGAAGAttcgaaagaaagaaaaaaaaattgcaaaaagttagggttttagtaAGCAGTTCCAATTCCCGACCTCGTCTCCTGCAAAATAGATAAACAAAAATCAATTTAAGGGAAGAAATCAATGATTTAGAGTGGAAAGGAATATTGAATGTCAGGGTTTTACTGACCAAGAATAACGTTGACACCGGTAAGATATCTTTGAATAAGCCATGAAACTCCTTCGATTTGATGAGGTTTCAGTGTAGCTTTTATGCCAATCTCATCATAGTTTAACGGGAGTACTTCATTTTGATGATGATCGTTAGAAATAACAAAATCTGCTGCTGCTTTTAGTCTCTCCTTGTAATTCATCGACATTTTTTCTCCTGAGTCtactcgaagaagaagaagaataaaccgGCAACTCCTCTCTCTAAGAAGAACGTGGCGCGGAGTTTAAATATTATAAAACGGCATATTTACGTGTCTTGTGAATAGGCCTGGATTTGGGACTTTAAAGTTTAGTTCGAGGGCCACCTTTTAGGGTGAGCATGGCCTtatggaccggttttcacctcatccCCATCTAATCCATTAaggcaattcctatggcaatgtaCAAATTTTTGTTGAGCCTGGTGGATAGTCAAATGGATTTTTGGACTATGGAAAGAAGTGGGCGGTTGACCGTCAAGCATCGGGACGAAGTGCTATCGCTGGCGTTTGAAGGAGAAACGCTGGCGTTCGTGGTACAACCGTTGGCGTTTGAACCAAGACCGCCAACGGCTACTTTCAAACGGTCAGCGGAACGGCTAGTTTCTACCTCCATAAATACATCTCGAGTTTGATCTCACAAAttcacaacaatctttcatccgatcaatcttttcttaatttcaattgcttttgattttcaaccatgaatcctgattttgattcttctgaggaagatatggagatggatgaaatgttgtatgaagaagaggaagaaatgtgtatggattttttgcatcaaatggatgaagatgcaattcaagatagaagaagacgaaattttatgttgcaattacaaaccgggatcataccaaagcctttagagccatatgaagttACGACTATAAGATGGACGTTGCgagatcgacatttttaccacgaaaagatgatgcgtggttattttaatcatgattgtGTCTATTCCGATGAGGATTTTCAGCGATGATTCCGCATGGGTCATaacttgacgcaaaggattattgccgagctttgtcaggtacaGCCTTTATTTAATTAccagtatgatgcacgacatgcATGAGGCTTTAGTCCCGAACAAAAGGTCAATGCGGTCCTCAGTATACTATGTTACGGGGTACCAACAGACTCCATGGATGATTACATCCGTATTGGGAAACAAccgcctttaggtatctcaaattgttttgtgaaacaatagtcgagcattttggtccaacctttttaagaaatcctactcaggaagatgttcaaagaataactgcagaaaacaccgcgaggggttttccaggaatgctgggtagtcttgactgcatgcactggGCGTGGCATGCGTGTCATGTTGAATGGGCaggccaatataagggtcattatcctaaaccaactgtaattttggaagcttcatCTACTTATCAtttttggttttggcatgctttttttggactCGGGTTAAAATAACGATCTCAGTGTTTTAtataagtcaccattgtttgaagatcttaagaatAGGATCGCGTCACACAATAATTTCATCATCAACGGTCATCACTGCACTCAGGGTTATTATCTAGCAGACAGAATCTATCCAGAATGGTTAACTATGGTTCAAGATTATAGTCAGCTAAGTGTTGGACCGGCGACTTTGAAGGATATGAAGTactttaacacccaacaaatgaaatgcagaaaggatgttgaacgcTCTTTTGGCATACTGAAAAGGATGTTTTCCATCATAGTTGGGCCGGCACGcttttttgatcttcaagaattgaacaaaattatgctgacttgtatcattttgcataacatggtcattgaagaaaccagacgtgacccaacctggactagttttccaAATGAAGATTTGAGGCCGAATCTTGTGGTGGAGCATGGGCGTCCGGCAAAAGAATATAGACTTGCCACTGACAGACTCCAAAACCGGGGAATCTATGGACAACTAAGACAAGATCTAACTAAGCACCTTTGGGTTTTAAAAGGAGCAAGAGACGATGCGAGGGGGCGAAGCAGAGGGAGGGGGAGAGCCAAATAGATGTTATTTTCAAATtagtgttgtttattttaattaatatgttatttaatttaaagttgtttgtttAAATAAATacacttaaaattaaaattaagacaattatattaaaagtaattttaaataaactagtacaattaaattaaacttaactacTAAAATCAGTTATCAAGACTATATTCATCTTCGTTTTCTTCGgaggcatcatcttcgtcttcttccacatTCTCATATTGGCCAGTTTGTTGAGGGACTTGTTGTTGTTCAGCCGCATCCATTTCCTTAGTCCATACAACAAGTTATCGTTCATTCATTGTTGAAGTGTTTAAGGAGAGCAACTTGCTTAGATTACAATCCATGTAGTATTTTTCTCGCGAAAGATGACTTTATCGTTCTTGCTTTATAGCAATGTCATGGTCCCTAGCTATATCTGCTTCTATCTTCAACTCGAATTCCTTGTGCTCAACATAGTTTAAATCGTTTGAACCTCATTCTAATGCTCGTCGGGCTGCGtctctcgctgcttttgcagCTTTCTGACCCCCTCCTATTCTTCTCTTAACGTTGATGTTAACGTCTAGATTAGAGTTGTGTTGTTCTTGACTACTTGGAGACCCGGTATATGGAGATCCAGTTTCTCCAGGTGAGGAAGCAGGCCCACCATTCTGAAAATCCTACGAGATTGGACCATATGGTGATCTTGCAGGCACTTTATTACCTTCCagcaagtatggatta
This DNA window, taken from Papaver somniferum cultivar HN1 chromosome 3, ASM357369v1, whole genome shotgun sequence, encodes the following:
- the LOC113355391 gene encoding probable helicase CHR10 isoform X2 encodes the protein MSMNYKERLKAAADFVISNDHHQNEVLPLNYDEIGIKATLKPHQIEGVSWLIQRYLTGVNVILGDEMGLGKTLQAITFLSYLKFHMKSPGPFLVICPLSVTDGWVSEVAKFCPKLRVLRYVGDKEVRRDLRRKAFEQASTDFPFDVLLTTYDIVLMDKDFLSQIPWHYAVIDEAQRLKNPSSVLYSVLEQLFVIPRRLLITGTPIQNNLSELWSLMHFCLPMVFGTLEQFLSTFKEAGDLSTAMVKEGFKTLKYILRAFMLRRTKAMLVECGTLVLPRLTEMTVMAPLVTLQKKVYMSILRKELPKLIAFSSGASSPSLQNIVIQLRKACSHPYLFPGIEPEPYEEGEHLVQASGKLLILDHLLQKLHNDGHRVLLFSQMTHTLDILQDYLELRKYTYERLDGSVRAEERFGAIRRFSEQPVKGISNSQNDHNGAFVFLISTRAGGVGLNLVGADTVIFYEQDWNPQVDKQALQRVHRIGQINPVLSINLVTARTVEEVIMRRAERKLQLSHNVVGEDDMSYDQDEMGADVGDLRSVIFGLHMFDPTNIDNENPNEVNTRELISMAEKVTKMRHESSDNQDRKFELNSMDVLGGDDFSMKRTPAYDSFDPGLDEASYLSWVEKFKEASQSTDNSNLVLGKRNLPDERIEKLEAAKRKAEEKKLLKWETLGYQSLAITDVPVCNADEDLMLTGSGSVQFVYGDCTDPSKVSPSEPAIIFSGVDNSGNWGRGGMFDALAKLSASIPEAYHRASEFGDLHMGDLHLIKIKIDEDQEKQTPDANDPMWVALAVVQSYNARRKVPRSDISIPDLETSLSKASYAASQHSASIHLPRIGYQSGNGRSEWYTVERLLRKYASMYGIKIFVYYFRRSG
- the LOC113355391 gene encoding probable helicase CHR10 isoform X1 gives rise to the protein MSMNYKERLKAAADFVISNDHHQNEVLPLNYDEIGIKATLKPHQIEGVSWLIQRYLTGVNVILGDEMGLGKTLQAITFLSYLKFHMKSPGPFLVICPLSVTDGWVSEVAKFCPKLRVLRYVGDKEVRRDLRRKAFEQASTDFPFDVLLTTYDIVLMDKDFLSQIPWHYAVIDEAQRLKNPSSVLYSVLEQLFVIPRRLLITGTPIQNNLSELWSLMHFCLPMVFGTLEQFLSTFKEAGDLSTGLDAAMVKEGFKTLKYILRAFMLRRTKAMLVECGTLVLPRLTEMTVMAPLVTLQKKVYMSILRKELPKLIAFSSGASSPSLQNIVIQLRKACSHPYLFPGIEPEPYEEGEHLVQASGKLLILDHLLQKLHNDGHRVLLFSQMTHTLDILQDYLELRKYTYERLDGSVRAEERFGAIRRFSEQPVKGISNSQNDHNGAFVFLISTRAGGVGLNLVGADTVIFYEQDWNPQVDKQALQRVHRIGQINPVLSINLVTARTVEEVIMRRAERKLQLSHNVVGEDDMSYDQDEMGADVGDLRSVIFGLHMFDPTNIDNENPNEVNTRELISMAEKVTKMRHESSDNQDRKFELNSMDVLGGDDFSMKRTPAYDSFDPGLDEASYLSWVEKFKEASQSTDNSNLVLGKRNLPDERIEKLEAAKRKAEEKKLLKWETLGYQSLAITDVPVCNADEDLMLTGSGSVQFVYGDCTDPSKVSPSEPAIIFSGVDNSGNWGRGGMFDALAKLSASIPEAYHRASEFGDLHMGDLHLIKIKIDEDQEKQTPDANDPMWVALAVVQSYNARRKVPRSDISIPDLETSLSKASYAASQHSASIHLPRIGYQSGNGRSEWYTVERLLRKYASMYGIKIFVYYFRRSG